The Halomicronema hongdechloris C2206 genome includes a window with the following:
- the rpsU gene encoding 30S ribosomal protein S21 — MTQVVVGENEGIESALRRFKRQVSKAGIFSEVKRRRHFETPQEKRKRKAVARRKKRYR; from the coding sequence ATGACCCAGGTTGTAGTTGGAGAAAACGAAGGTATCGAATCGGCTTTGCGACGTTTCAAACGTCAGGTATCTAAAGCAGGAATTTTCTCTGAAGTGAAGCGCCGCCGCCACTTTGAGACTCCCCAGGAAAAACGGAAACGGAAGGCGGTGGCTCGGCGCAAGAAGCGTTATCGTTAG
- the acsF gene encoding magnesium-protoporphyrin IX monomethyl ester (oxidative) cyclase encodes MVDSLKKPDAAEMRPGVKVPAKETILTPRFYTTDFDEMAEMDISVNEDELKAILEEFRADYNRHHFVRDEEFTQSWDHIDGNTRRLFVEFLERSCTAEFSGFLLYKELGRRLKGRSPVLAECFNLMSRDEARHAGFLNKAMSDFNLQLDLGFLTKSKKYTFFKPKFIFYATYLSEKIGYWRYITIYRHLESHPENRIYPIFRFFENWCQDENRHGDFFSAVMKAQPQIINDWRAKLWCRFFLLSVFATMYLNDLQRQDFYAAIGLDARQYDIHVIRKTNETAARVFPVLLNVDHPDFFRRLDIAAEANSKLAAVAESEAAGPLKFLRKLPHIIGIGWQIVQLYLMKPLPAERSTIH; translated from the coding sequence ATGGTAGATTCCCTAAAGAAGCCTGACGCTGCCGAAATGCGGCCTGGTGTTAAGGTGCCGGCAAAAGAAACCATTCTGACGCCGCGGTTTTACACCACTGATTTTGACGAAATGGCTGAGATGGATATCTCAGTTAATGAAGACGAACTTAAGGCCATCCTGGAAGAGTTCCGGGCTGATTATAATCGCCATCATTTTGTCCGGGATGAGGAATTTACCCAGTCCTGGGATCACATTGATGGCAATACCCGGCGGTTATTTGTCGAATTTCTAGAGCGCTCCTGCACAGCCGAATTTTCTGGTTTTCTCCTGTATAAGGAACTGGGGCGTCGTCTGAAGGGTAGAAGTCCTGTCTTGGCAGAGTGCTTCAATTTGATGTCCCGAGATGAGGCCCGTCACGCCGGGTTCCTCAATAAGGCGATGTCGGATTTTAATCTACAGCTAGATTTGGGTTTCCTGACGAAGAGCAAGAAGTATACCTTCTTTAAGCCCAAGTTTATTTTCTACGCCACCTATCTGTCAGAGAAAATTGGCTACTGGCGGTACATCACTATCTATCGACACCTAGAGTCCCATCCTGAGAACCGCATCTATCCGATCTTCCGCTTCTTCGAGAACTGGTGTCAGGATGAAAACCGCCATGGTGACTTCTTCTCGGCGGTGATGAAGGCTCAACCGCAAATTATCAATGACTGGCGGGCTAAGCTGTGGTGTCGATTCTTCCTGCTGTCGGTCTTCGCCACCATGTATCTCAATGACCTGCAACGGCAGGATTTCTATGCCGCTATCGGTCTCGATGCCCGGCAATACGATATCCATGTGATTCGGAAGACAAACGAGACGGCGGCTCGAGTGTTTCCGGTGCTACTGAATGTGGATCATCCTGACTTCTTCCGGCGATTGGATATTGCTGCTGAAGCGAATAGTAAGCTAGCTGCAGTAGCTGAGTCGGAGGCTGCGGGACCTCTAAAATTCCTGCGGAAACTGCCCCATATTATCGGTATTGGCTGGCAAATAGTTCAGCTCTACCTAATGAAGCCACTGCCTGCTGAGCGCAGCACAATTCACTAG
- a CDS encoding M48 family metallopeptidase: MVCQRQLALSLVGLLLALMLGGIHPLPSGWASETDNSGESVPPTATVASTPEEGTEESTSPETTIPLPYPEPDGVPLPEEEEEPASAPDTTAPDSDTDAAAEPNDLETLPNPEEKLLIQADRLYQAGDIEAATTLYRQVKDPLWHPQATQSAPAAILDAADLPPAGAVYWREAQAGAELGLDTRLRIPLELLLENYPEFIPAYGLQAEYLLQQGQVDEALNLLEGVLQRYPNQPDLLQAKIDLLMAQEQWLAASITARQFALLNPDHPDRGAMETLAEENLERFKRAMNAQLRENLFTNIITGAAGYFLTGGLLGPFTAVNSSILMLQGEESVGAQVAEQAKQQLPLMEDPQVLQYVDRIGQTLARRTGRDDFDYDFYVVLDDSLNAFALPGGKIFINAGAILKTNSEAELAGLLAHEISHAVLSHGFQMVTRGNLTTSLAAFIPSAQLANIAANLVVADYSRDMERQADILGTQILATSDYAADGLYNLMVTLRQENGGGAGIRWFASHPATDERVQYLQQLVQQGGYDRYAFEGVLTHRPIQQRVATRLEEYEAEQAERQQRRQR; the protein is encoded by the coding sequence ATGGTATGTCAGCGGCAACTGGCCCTAAGCTTGGTGGGGCTTCTCTTAGCCCTAATGCTGGGCGGAATTCATCCTCTGCCCTCTGGATGGGCTAGTGAAACAGATAACTCTGGGGAGTCAGTTCCCCCTACGGCTACAGTTGCCTCCACCCCAGAGGAGGGTACAGAGGAATCTACGTCGCCTGAGACCACCATTCCCTTACCCTATCCGGAACCAGACGGCGTTCCCCTGCCAGAGGAAGAGGAGGAGCCAGCCTCTGCCCCAGATACAACCGCCCCGGACAGTGATACCGATGCTGCTGCTGAGCCAAATGACCTGGAGACGCTACCTAATCCAGAGGAGAAGCTACTGATCCAGGCCGACCGTCTCTATCAAGCGGGAGACATCGAGGCTGCTACTACCCTCTATCGGCAAGTCAAAGATCCCCTATGGCATCCGCAGGCAACGCAGTCAGCTCCAGCAGCGATTCTGGATGCGGCAGATCTCCCTCCAGCGGGGGCTGTATATTGGCGTGAGGCCCAGGCCGGGGCAGAACTGGGCTTAGATACCCGCCTACGGATTCCCCTGGAGTTGCTGCTCGAGAACTATCCCGAGTTCATCCCAGCCTATGGCCTGCAGGCAGAGTATTTACTCCAGCAAGGCCAGGTAGACGAAGCCCTAAACCTGCTGGAAGGCGTTTTACAGCGCTACCCCAATCAACCCGACTTGCTCCAGGCCAAGATCGATCTATTGATGGCTCAAGAGCAATGGCTGGCAGCCTCGATTACGGCTCGGCAATTTGCCCTGCTTAACCCTGATCACCCTGACAGGGGCGCCATGGAAACTCTGGCAGAGGAGAATCTAGAGCGCTTCAAACGGGCCATGAATGCCCAGCTGCGCGAGAATCTCTTTACTAATATTATTACGGGGGCGGCTGGCTACTTTCTCACGGGCGGTCTACTGGGGCCATTCACGGCTGTTAACTCGTCCATCTTGATGCTGCAAGGAGAAGAGAGTGTTGGGGCCCAGGTGGCTGAACAAGCCAAGCAGCAATTGCCCCTGATGGAAGACCCGCAGGTGCTTCAGTATGTGGACCGCATCGGCCAAACTCTGGCTCGTCGCACCGGCCGGGATGATTTTGACTACGACTTCTATGTGGTGCTAGACGATAGCCTCAACGCTTTTGCCCTACCGGGGGGCAAGATCTTCATCAACGCTGGTGCCATTCTAAAAACCAATTCAGAGGCAGAGTTGGCTGGCCTGTTGGCCCATGAGATTTCCCACGCAGTACTCTCCCATGGCTTTCAGATGGTGACGCGAGGCAACTTGACCACCAGTTTGGCGGCCTTCATTCCCAGTGCTCAATTGGCTAACATTGCAGCCAATCTAGTGGTGGCTGACTATTCTCGCGATATGGAACGCCAAGCCGATATCCTGGGCACCCAAATTCTGGCCACTAGTGACTATGCCGCCGATGGTCTTTATAACCTAATGGTGACCCTACGCCAGGAAAATGGCGGCGGTGCTGGCATCCGCTGGTTTGCCTCCCATCCAGCTACCGATGAGCGGGTGCAGTATCTGCAGCAGCTGGTGCAGCAGGGCGGCTATGACCGCTATGCCTTCGAGGGAGTGCTGACTCACCGCCCCATCCAGCAACGGGTAGCCACTCGCCTGGAGGAATATGAGGCAGAACAGGCAGAACGTCAGCAGCGGCGGCAGCGTTAG
- a CDS encoding DUF4079 domain-containing protein encodes MLESIKPWLNFIHPLIMWSLLALALYALYLGIQWRRTRLAEGDVKKELVKGKFNIRHHQIGSALLAFMVIGTVGGMAVTYINNGKLFVGPHLLVGLTMTALIASSAALVPFMQKGNETARLTHISLNVVLVGLFSWQAVTGMQILFRILEDF; translated from the coding sequence ATGCTGGAGTCCATTAAACCCTGGTTAAATTTTATTCATCCACTGATCATGTGGAGCCTACTCGCCCTGGCCCTCTATGCCCTCTATCTGGGCATACAGTGGCGGCGAACGCGGTTAGCAGAAGGGGATGTGAAGAAGGAGTTGGTTAAAGGCAAGTTCAACATCCGCCATCACCAGATCGGGTCTGCCCTGCTGGCGTTTATGGTCATTGGCACCGTCGGTGGCATGGCCGTAACCTATATCAACAACGGCAAGTTGTTCGTTGGCCCTCACTTGCTGGTGGGGCTGACTATGACGGCGTTGATTGCGAGTTCTGCCGCCTTGGTGCCCTTTATGCAGAAAGGAAATGAAACAGCCCGCTTGACTCACATTTCGTTAAATGTGGTGCTGGTGGGTCTGTTTAGCTGGCAGGCCGTCACTGGGATGCAAATTCTGTTTCGCATCTTAGAAGACTTCTAA
- a CDS encoding DUF1997 domain-containing protein, translated as MTTALSPLTKPVVDPADIAEASNDKAPATFTGAYIGEMEMIADVSTVASYLDDHPTWFLHCAHPMRAEPLVDNGYALTVGNFSALGYEIEPRIGLHLLPQQAGIYRIETIPISGEEAKHYTVDFRAEMVLKEEATVKGDLITQVSWQLGLTVAIQFPRFIQALPHTLVKTSGDRLLTEVVRQASRRLTRKVQEDFHRRLALPLPSSHQRHRFWHR; from the coding sequence ATGACAACGGCCCTATCTCCACTCACTAAGCCAGTGGTTGATCCGGCAGACATCGCTGAGGCTTCCAACGACAAAGCGCCCGCTACGTTTACAGGGGCCTACATCGGTGAAATGGAGATGATCGCCGATGTATCTACCGTTGCCAGCTACTTGGATGACCATCCCACTTGGTTTCTCCACTGTGCTCATCCGATGCGAGCCGAGCCCTTAGTTGACAATGGTTACGCCCTAACCGTGGGGAATTTTAGTGCCCTAGGCTATGAGATTGAACCTCGCATCGGTCTACACTTACTGCCGCAACAGGCTGGCATTTATCGCATTGAGACTATTCCGATCTCAGGGGAGGAGGCCAAGCACTACACTGTAGACTTTCGGGCTGAGATGGTTCTCAAAGAAGAGGCCACGGTTAAGGGAGACCTGATCACCCAGGTAAGCTGGCAACTAGGATTAACGGTAGCCATTCAATTCCCCCGCTTTATTCAGGCCCTACCCCATACTCTGGTAAAAACCTCTGGCGATCGCCTACTGACGGAGGTGGTGCGCCAGGCTTCCCGGCGACTGACCCGCAAAGTTCAAGAGGATTTCCATCGCCGCTTAGCTCTGCCTCTGCCCAGCAGTCATCAGCGTCATCGGTTCTGGCATCGCTAG
- a CDS encoding NAD(P)H-binding protein gives MKAFVAGATGETGRRIVRLLVSRGISVKAFVRDVDVARAILPIEAELVRGDVLDRDTISLALADCTLLFCATGARPSFDPTGPYKVDYEGTKQLIDAAKEHGIEHFVMVSSLCVSRFFHPLNLFWLVLWWKQQAERHLLQSGLTYTIVRPGGLRNEEDDRSLVMAAADTLFEGSVPRQKVAETCVEAVFQPDARNRIVEIVAREDAPQQSYQELFASVKA, from the coding sequence ATGAAAGCCTTTGTTGCCGGTGCTACGGGGGAAACAGGGCGACGGATTGTGCGGCTCTTGGTCAGTCGCGGTATCTCAGTCAAAGCCTTTGTCCGGGATGTGGATGTCGCCCGCGCCATTCTTCCCATCGAAGCAGAACTAGTCCGGGGAGATGTCTTGGATCGGGATACGATTTCGTTGGCGCTAGCAGACTGTACCTTACTCTTTTGTGCCACGGGAGCCCGTCCTAGCTTTGACCCGACGGGGCCCTACAAGGTTGACTATGAAGGCACTAAGCAATTGATTGATGCGGCCAAGGAGCACGGCATAGAGCACTTCGTCATGGTGTCGTCCCTGTGTGTATCTCGCTTTTTCCATCCCCTCAATCTCTTCTGGCTGGTGCTGTGGTGGAAGCAGCAAGCAGAAAGGCATTTGCTTCAGAGTGGCTTGACTTATACCATCGTGCGGCCTGGGGGCCTGCGCAATGAGGAGGATGATCGGAGCTTGGTGATGGCGGCAGCGGATACCCTGTTCGAGGGCAGTGTGCCTCGCCAAAAGGTGGCTGAGACCTGTGTCGAGGCAGTGTTTCAGCCGGATGCCCGTAATCGTATCGTTGAAATTGTGGCGCGGGAGGATGCCCCGCAGCAGTCCTATCAGGAGCTCTTTGCCAGTGTTAAGGCTTAG
- the ccsB gene encoding c-type cytochrome biogenesis protein CcsB, translating to MDLVTLQGWLDNVSFGVLLLTMLLYWAGVAFPAVGWLPSLGTTGMAIANLSIAALLAARWIEAGYFPLSNLYESLFFLAWGITAVHLIAERMSRSRLVGAVTAPVSMAVTGFAALSLPDRMQVAEPLVPALKSNWLMMHVSVMLLSYATLMVGALLAIAFLIVTRGQAVELRGSSIGTGSFRDAQQRLTYVSQAASSTAQSDPTTMAVSGNTALLSKPETSPATPALTPQRLTLADTLDNISYRMIGLGFPLLTIGIIAGAVWANEAWGSYWSWDPKETWALITWLVFAAYLHARITKGWQGRRPAILAASGFAIVWICYLGVNILGKGLHSYGWFF from the coding sequence ATGGATTTGGTAACACTTCAGGGCTGGTTAGATAATGTCTCTTTCGGCGTGCTTTTGCTGACGATGCTGCTGTATTGGGCTGGGGTAGCCTTTCCTGCCGTTGGTTGGCTGCCGTCCCTAGGCACCACGGGAATGGCTATTGCCAATCTATCCATTGCCGCCCTATTGGCGGCTCGCTGGATTGAGGCGGGCTATTTCCCCTTGAGTAATCTCTACGAATCGCTGTTCTTCCTAGCTTGGGGGATTACCGCGGTGCACTTGATAGCAGAACGCATGAGCCGCAGTCGCCTGGTGGGAGCGGTCACGGCCCCGGTGAGTATGGCTGTTACTGGGTTTGCTGCTTTGTCCTTGCCTGATCGTATGCAGGTGGCAGAGCCCCTGGTACCGGCTCTGAAGTCCAATTGGCTGATGATGCATGTCAGTGTCATGCTGCTCAGCTATGCCACGCTGATGGTGGGGGCCCTACTTGCGATCGCATTTTTGATCGTTACCCGTGGCCAAGCCGTAGAACTGCGCGGCAGCTCTATCGGCACCGGCAGCTTTCGCGATGCCCAACAACGCTTGACCTATGTCTCCCAAGCGGCCTCCTCAACGGCTCAATCAGACCCCACCACCATGGCTGTCAGTGGCAACACCGCCCTACTGAGCAAGCCCGAGACCTCTCCGGCTACACCTGCACTTACCCCACAGCGGCTAACCCTAGCCGACACCCTAGACAACATTAGCTATCGCATGATTGGCCTAGGCTTTCCCCTGCTCACCATCGGCATCATCGCCGGAGCTGTCTGGGCCAACGAAGCTTGGGGCTCCTACTGGAGCTGGGACCCCAAAGAAACGTGGGCCTTAATCACCTGGCTCGTGTTCGCCGCCTACTTGCACGCTCGCATCACCAAGGGATGGCAAGGACGTCGCCCCGCCATTCTAGCCGCGTCTGGCTTTGCCATCGTCTGGATCTGCTACCTGGGAGTCAATATCCTCGGCAAGGGCCTACATAGCTACGGCTGGTTCTTCTAA
- a CDS encoding DUF3352 domain-containing protein, translating to MVLSKLSRKKPPLLFTLGTAVLLIGGGLIAYWTLSRRGPGSQAIPAGSQVIPESALMAATLPTANNPWRQLRQFGTAETQARFDQWLIQGQQRLWGQHPPDFSRDLPTWVGPEITVALLPAAAAAAPPEAELPPFQQAQPLVVVPIADAVAAQAWLAERPDLADDTASRDYRGVTITPIPRPQGSPLFAAVLTPDWVVLSPHEVALEQAIDTTQGGRSLAQRPGYGSAFQQVAAAPAFGRLYLNMAAAAQQIALNAQPPLPPSQWQALQAPRGLAAVLYLESQGLRMQGLSWLPPNSDQTYASQNGPDQLPRQLPAETLMMVSGGNLEQFWQDLSQGLQLGALLPLNPENLSAGLQASTGLRLEEDLLPWMQGEFALAVLESAAEPAAPGDAPDSADDTVPLPSTNLVALVQVSDREAAEQAFERLDQVMVNRYRFQVDSLELSGRPVTRWTTPYQSLQLSHGWLADSTAFFTVGAGVAATLLPAPEASLTATEAFERAFRQSPRVNNGHFFVDFERLRQSTDSLWLPDLPADSLIGSGAIQSIGVTATVDSPRHIRYDLYVGLKRGPRPRPLPTPAPSPQSDDDGTASTPESSQTR from the coding sequence ATGGTCCTGTCCAAGTTGTCCCGTAAAAAGCCTCCTCTGCTCTTTACCCTAGGGACTGCCGTACTGTTGATCGGGGGCGGACTGATTGCCTACTGGACCCTATCCCGGCGTGGTCCAGGCTCCCAGGCCATACCCGCAGGTTCCCAAGTCATTCCCGAGTCGGCCCTCATGGCCGCTACCCTGCCGACGGCGAATAACCCCTGGCGGCAATTGCGACAGTTTGGCACTGCCGAGACCCAGGCGCGCTTCGATCAGTGGTTAATCCAGGGCCAGCAGCGCCTATGGGGGCAACACCCCCCAGACTTCAGTCGTGACCTACCGACCTGGGTGGGCCCAGAGATCACCGTGGCCCTACTGCCCGCCGCCGCTGCCGCCGCGCCTCCTGAGGCTGAACTGCCTCCGTTTCAGCAAGCTCAGCCCCTGGTCGTGGTTCCCATCGCCGATGCGGTGGCGGCCCAAGCCTGGCTGGCTGAGCGTCCTGACCTGGCCGATGACACTGCCAGCCGCGACTATCGGGGGGTGACCATTACCCCCATTCCTCGCCCCCAAGGCTCGCCTCTGTTCGCGGCGGTGTTGACTCCTGACTGGGTAGTGCTATCCCCCCATGAGGTCGCCCTAGAGCAGGCAATCGATACGACCCAGGGCGGACGCTCCCTGGCTCAACGTCCTGGCTATGGCAGTGCCTTCCAGCAGGTGGCAGCCGCCCCCGCCTTTGGTCGCCTGTATTTAAATATGGCGGCAGCCGCCCAGCAGATTGCCCTCAATGCCCAACCGCCCCTGCCCCCCTCCCAGTGGCAGGCCCTGCAGGCGCCTCGGGGGCTAGCCGCCGTCCTCTACCTAGAATCGCAGGGTCTGCGAATGCAGGGCCTGAGTTGGCTGCCGCCTAACAGTGACCAGACCTACGCCAGCCAGAATGGTCCTGATCAGTTGCCCCGACAGTTACCGGCGGAGACGTTGATGATGGTATCCGGGGGAAATCTAGAGCAATTCTGGCAAGACCTCAGTCAGGGACTACAACTGGGGGCGCTGTTACCCCTAAACCCCGAGAATCTCAGTGCCGGGCTGCAAGCCAGTACAGGATTACGGCTAGAGGAAGATCTGCTGCCCTGGATGCAGGGGGAATTTGCCCTAGCTGTTTTAGAGTCCGCAGCCGAGCCGGCAGCCCCTGGCGATGCTCCCGACTCGGCGGATGATACGGTTCCCTTGCCCAGTACTAACCTCGTTGCCCTAGTGCAGGTCAGTGATCGGGAGGCAGCAGAGCAGGCTTTTGAGCGCCTAGACCAGGTGATGGTGAATCGCTATCGCTTTCAAGTCGACAGCCTGGAGCTATCCGGTCGGCCAGTCACCCGGTGGACAACGCCCTATCAATCCCTGCAACTGAGCCATGGTTGGTTGGCAGATTCCACCGCCTTTTTCACCGTAGGGGCGGGGGTGGCCGCGACCCTACTGCCTGCCCCAGAGGCTTCCCTGACGGCAACAGAGGCCTTTGAGCGAGCCTTTCGCCAGAGTCCCCGGGTCAATAATGGCCATTTCTTCGTGGACTTCGAGCGGTTGCGTCAGAGCACGGATAGCCTATGGTTACCCGACCTCCCCGCCGACAGTTTGATTGGTTCAGGGGCGATTCAGTCCATTGGCGTGACGGCCACCGTGGACTCGCCGCGACACATTCGCTACGACCTCTATGTGGGCCTAAAGCGGGGACCGCGTCCGAGACCGTTACCAACGCCTGCCCCCTCTCCTCAGTCAGACGATGACGGCACTGCCTCTACCCCGGAGAGCTCGCAAACCCGGTAG
- a CDS encoding nitroreductase family protein, giving the protein MTVSNSVSTVMGLVDAIEQRRAARSFKPDPIPEAVLMEILRLGLRAPSGYNLQPWRFLVLREAKHKEKLQACAFGQRQVAEAPVVLICCGDRRVNSREYVESIIQLGVDAGSMSDEYADVMRGAVPQLFDAQPSFETLEAWTNRHVMLAVAHLMVAAKGFGVDTCPMEGFATAQVKEAFQIPDQVDVCCLLPMGYADTPLKTYGGRFAIDQVCYEETFGKSLSD; this is encoded by the coding sequence ATGACTGTGTCCAACTCTGTATCGACTGTCATGGGATTGGTCGATGCCATTGAGCAACGACGAGCCGCCCGCTCCTTCAAGCCCGATCCGATCCCTGAAGCTGTCCTCATGGAAATTTTGCGCCTGGGGCTACGAGCGCCCTCTGGCTACAATCTACAGCCCTGGCGTTTCCTTGTCTTGCGAGAGGCTAAGCATAAGGAGAAGCTGCAAGCATGCGCCTTTGGTCAACGGCAGGTGGCAGAAGCGCCGGTTGTGCTCATTTGCTGTGGCGATCGCCGGGTCAATAGTCGCGAGTACGTCGAGTCTATTATTCAGCTTGGCGTTGATGCCGGCAGTATGAGTGATGAGTATGCTGATGTCATGCGGGGAGCTGTGCCTCAGTTATTTGATGCCCAGCCCAGCTTCGAGACCCTAGAAGCCTGGACCAATCGCCACGTGATGCTAGCAGTCGCCCATTTGATGGTTGCCGCCAAAGGGTTCGGAGTCGACACCTGCCCCATGGAGGGGTTTGCCACCGCCCAGGTGAAAGAGGCATTTCAGATTCCTGACCAGGTAGATGTCTGTTGCCTATTGCCGATGGGCTATGCCGATACCCCACTCAAGACCTATGGCGGTCGCTTTGCCATCGACCAGGTGTGCTACGAAGAAACCTTCGGGAAGTCGCTATCAGACTAA
- the dps gene encoding DNA starvation/stationary phase protection protein Dps, whose amino-acid sequence MVATPTEHKSGQRFYPTRIDLPQAVRSQIVAILNQSLAATLDLKTQTKQAHWNVKGPEFFSLHELFDEIAGELEGYVDMVAERVTALGGTALGTARMAVDASILPEYPMEAIDGQEHVAALAERFAIYAKHVREAIDQTDELGDADTADLYTEISRTIDMRLWFLEAHLVKQADLA is encoded by the coding sequence ATGGTTGCCACACCCACTGAGCACAAGTCAGGCCAACGGTTTTACCCTACCCGCATCGATTTGCCTCAAGCGGTGCGATCACAAATCGTCGCCATCCTCAACCAGAGCCTGGCCGCCACCCTGGATCTGAAAACCCAGACCAAGCAGGCCCACTGGAACGTCAAGGGGCCAGAATTTTTCTCCCTGCATGAGCTGTTCGATGAGATCGCCGGGGAGTTAGAAGGTTATGTCGATATGGTGGCCGAGCGCGTCACCGCCCTCGGGGGCACTGCCCTCGGCACCGCCCGTATGGCCGTAGACGCCTCGATTTTGCCAGAGTATCCAATGGAGGCCATCGACGGCCAAGAGCATGTGGCCGCCTTGGCAGAGCGCTTCGCCATCTACGCCAAGCATGTGCGAGAGGCCATCGACCAAACCGATGAGCTCGGTGATGCCGACACCGCCGACCTCTACACCGAGATCTCCCGAACCATTGACATGCGCCTCTGGTTCCTGGAAGCCCATCTGGTGAAGCAGGCAGATCTGGCTTAG